In the Streptomyces coeruleoprunus genome, TTGACGAAGGTGTTCACGGCCTGCGCCTGCTGGAGGCGCTTGACCTCGGAGGAACGATTCGGCGGCTGGTGGTGCGAGACGATCGACTCGTCACCGCCCTTGGAGCCGAAGTGGTTGGCCACCACGATGACCGTCCGGCCGCGGAAGACGAACTCGCCCGCCAGCGGCTTGCGGCTGTTCTCCCAGGCCTCGTCCGCCGGGGCGATCCGGCCGGGCGAGACGGTCAGGGCCGCGCGGCCCCGCTCCTTCACCACACCGGTCGCGGTCGTCGCGTCGCCGCCGGCGCGGTCGGTGAACGACACCCGCTCGGGGTTGAACAGGAAGACCTGGCGGATGTTGCCGCCCGGCTCGCCGCCGTCCTTGTTGTTCTCCGGGTCGATCGAGCGCCACTCGTAGGCCGGGCCTCCGGCGGCGACGATCGCGTCCGTGAACTTCTTCAGCGTCGCGTCGGCCGCGACCGTGCCGTCGTTCTTCGCGCCGTTGTTGTCCTGGATCTCCTCCAGGGCGACGATGTCGGGCGAGGCCAGGTTGTCGACGACCGCCTTCGCCAGCGCGTCGAACTTCTCCTGCGGGTCCGTCGGGTCCAGGTTCTCCACGTTGTACGTGGCGACGGCCAGCTCGCTGCGGTGCTGCGGGCGGGTCGCCTCGCGCTCCAGGCCGCGGTCCTCGACCGTGCCCATGGCGCGCGCGGCGATCGTGTAGCCGCCGTACTGGTTGAAGTCCAGCGGGCCCTCGGTCTCGCCGGTGAGCGCGTCGCCGACGTTCGCGGTCGGGAAGGGCTTCTGGGCGATCGGTGTCAGTGACTGGACCTTGACGCGGCCGGTGTTCTGCGCGTCGTAGGAGCCGTAGACCGTGCCGCCGCGCCGGTTGGCGTTCTCGTGCGGCTTGACGGTCACCCACAGCTCGGAGTGCGCGCTGGCGCCGACGACCCGCGAGGTGCCGATGCGGACGTTGGTGCCCTCCAGCGACTCGTAGTAGTCCAGCGCGAAGCTCTGCGGCCGCAGCGTCAGGCCGTTGACCGAGCCGCCGGCCGCCGGGTCGCCGTCGGGCGTGTACGCCGCGGGGACGGAGCCGGCGGTGATGGTGACCGGCGCGGGGACCGCGTTGCCGGAGGAGACCACCGCGACGGTCGGCTTGGAGATCTGGGTGAGCGACTGGTTGCCGGAGTTCAGGCCGCCCGGCACGTACTCGGTGACCGTGCCCGACACCTTGACGGCGTCGCCGACGGAGACCGTCGGGTTCGAGCTCGTGAAGACGAAGATGCCCTCGCTGGTCGCCGGGTCGCCGTCCGCCTCGGGGTCCTGGAGCCAGAAGCCCTTCGAGCCGTACGTCCGCACGCCGGTGACGATGCCGGTGACGTCGGTGACCCGCTGCCCGACGAGCGGGGATATGCGTGTAGAGCCCTGAATGTCGTGGATGCGAAGGGTGGTGCTCGGGTCGGCGGCCGAGGCGGACGCCCCGGCGATCAGACCGGCGGCCAGTGCGGTGGCCACGACGGCCGAGACCGCTGCGGTTCTCGGCAAGGAGGAAGCCATGGATGAGCTCCAAAAAAGGTGGGAGGTGAGGGTGGTGAGTGGCTGAAATGGAGGGGTGGCCGCTCTACGCGCGTAAATGTGTTCGGTGGGGAGCCCCGTTGTCAAGG is a window encoding:
- a CDS encoding endonuclease/exonuclease/phosphatase family protein, translating into MASSLPRTAAVSAVVATALAAGLIAGASASAADPSTTLRIHDIQGSTRISPLVGQRVTDVTGIVTGVRTYGSKGFWLQDPEADGDPATSEGIFVFTSSNPTVSVGDAVKVSGTVTEYVPGGLNSGNQSLTQISKPTVAVVSSGNAVPAPVTITAGSVPAAYTPDGDPAAGGSVNGLTLRPQSFALDYYESLEGTNVRIGTSRVVGASAHSELWVTVKPHENANRRGGTVYGSYDAQNTGRVKVQSLTPIAQKPFPTANVGDALTGETEGPLDFNQYGGYTIAARAMGTVEDRGLEREATRPQHRSELAVATYNVENLDPTDPQEKFDALAKAVVDNLASPDIVALEEIQDNNGAKNDGTVAADATLKKFTDAIVAAGGPAYEWRSIDPENNKDGGEPGGNIRQVFLFNPERVSFTDRAGGDATTATGVVKERGRAALTVSPGRIAPADEAWENSRKPLAGEFVFRGRTVIVVANHFGSKGGDESIVSHHQPPNRSSEVKRLQQAQAVNTFVKDVLAVQRHAAVVVLGDINDFEFSATTEALTDGGALRAAITSLPRSERYSYVYQGNSQVLDQILTSPSIRHFDYDSVHINAEFAEQNSDHDPQVLRFRP